The following proteins come from a genomic window of Desulfurococcus sp.:
- a CDS encoding 50S ribosomal protein L18e: protein MTFIGGSKTNVVLRKTIEELIKASNKNNAPIWRAVAEELSKPRRRRRAVNISRLNRYTSPGDVVVVPGKVLGAGVLDHPITVAASSFSKTAIEKILKSGGRVLHILDLVSENPKGSGVKIIG from the coding sequence ATGACGTTCATCGGGGGCTCTAAAACCAACGTGGTTTTAAGGAAGACTATAGAAGAGCTCATTAAAGCCTCAAATAAGAATAATGCTCCAATATGGAGGGCGGTCGCAGAAGAACTCTCTAAGCCTAGACGTAGAAGAAGAGCTGTAAACATCAGTAGGTTGAACAGGTATACCAGCCCCGGTGATGTAGTGGTTGTTCCAGGGAAAGTGCTGGGAGCCGGCGTCCTCGATCACCCTATCACGGTGGCAGCTTCTAGCTTCTCGAAGACAGCTATAGAGAAGATCTTAAAGAGCGGTGGTAGAGTCCTGCACATACTAGACTTGGTATCAGAGAACCCTAAGGGGAGTGGAGTCAAGATCATAGGGTGA